A window of the Desulfovibrio sp. genome harbors these coding sequences:
- a CDS encoding dihydroorotase: MSQADLVVRSAALADNPQASVDLFVAKGRVLALVPTGSRPLPESAKSVDASGLLLLPGLTDVHVHLREPGQEWKETIATGLAAAAKGGFVNVMCMANTDPVNDQASITETMLDKAARSHPKGPRLFPVGALTVGLEGKTLAPMEELKAAGCKAFSNDGRPVADTELFRRALEYASDLGIPVIDHCEDPHLAPASGINEGVVSARLGLRGHPCAGEAIQVARDCLLAEYLGVPIHLAHISSKMSVDVIRQAKAKGAPVTAETCPHYLILTDEACETYDTNAKVNPPLRTREDQRALLAALEDGTIDALATDHAPHAAHEKETPFDEAPNGISGLETALSVTWGLVARGELSAKALVSAWCVRPAEIFALPLNRFQEGDPADFILFDPAARWTVTAQSLVSKGKNTPLLGRELTGLVKSVYVAGKNTLLTRESS; encoded by the coding sequence ATGTCCCAAGCTGATCTCGTGGTGCGCTCCGCGGCCCTGGCCGACAATCCCCAGGCAAGCGTGGACCTTTTCGTGGCCAAGGGGCGTGTCCTGGCCCTGGTACCCACCGGGTCCAGACCATTGCCTGAAAGCGCCAAGAGTGTTGACGCATCAGGCTTGCTCCTTTTGCCAGGCCTCACCGACGTGCATGTGCATCTTCGCGAACCTGGCCAGGAATGGAAGGAAACCATCGCCACCGGTCTGGCCGCAGCGGCCAAGGGCGGTTTCGTCAACGTGATGTGCATGGCCAACACCGACCCGGTCAACGACCAGGCTAGCATAACCGAGACAATGCTGGACAAGGCCGCGCGGTCTCATCCCAAGGGACCCCGCCTGTTTCCGGTGGGAGCCTTGACTGTGGGGCTTGAAGGCAAAACCCTGGCCCCCATGGAGGAGCTCAAGGCTGCCGGATGCAAGGCCTTTTCCAACGACGGCAGGCCCGTTGCGGACACCGAGCTTTTCCGGCGCGCGCTTGAGTACGCATCTGACCTGGGCATACCGGTCATCGACCATTGTGAGGACCCTCACCTGGCCCCTGCCTCCGGAATAAACGAAGGCGTAGTCAGCGCCCGCCTGGGACTCCGCGGTCATCCTTGCGCTGGCGAGGCCATACAGGTTGCCCGGGACTGCCTCCTGGCCGAATACTTGGGCGTGCCCATCCATCTTGCGCATATCTCCAGCAAAATGAGCGTGGACGTTATCCGCCAGGCCAAGGCCAAGGGTGCCCCAGTTACAGCTGAAACCTGCCCTCATTACCTGATATTAACGGACGAAGCCTGCGAGACCTACGACACCAACGCCAAGGTCAACCCTCCGTTGCGCACGCGCGAAGACCAGCGAGCCCTGCTGGCCGCGCTGGAGGATGGAACCATCGACGCCCTGGCCACAGACCACGCTCCCCATGCCGCCCACGAGAAGGAGACTCCTTTCGATGAGGCGCCAAACGGCATTTCAGGCCTGGAAACAGCCCTGTCAGTGACCTGGGGACTGGTGGCTCGCGGTGAGCTTTCAGCCAAAGCACTGGTTTCGGCCTGGTGCGTGCGCCCGGCCGAGATATTCGCCCTGCCCCTCAACCGTTTCCAGGAAGGCGACCCTGCTGATTTCATCCTTTTCGACCCTGCGGCCAGGTGGACCGTCACCGCCCAGTCGCTGGTATCCAAGGGCAAGAATACCCCCCTTCTCGGACGGGAGCTGACCGGTCTGGTCAAATCCGTCTACGTGGCCGGGAAAAACACGCTGCTTACTCGGGAGAGTTCATGA
- a CDS encoding aspartate carbamoyltransferase catalytic subunit → MTWPHKDLLDVSQLSRADAVEILRAAKSFQEINSRPVKKVPILKGKSVILFFAEPSTRTKTSFDVAGKRLSADTFSLQKSGSSLVKGESLKDTVLTLQAMKPDAIVMRHNMSGAAQFIAERLECAVINAGDGWHAHPTQALLDAFTLTERWGDVQGKTVLILGDIAHSRVARSNVRLLTLLGAKVRLCAPKTLLPYAVSNWNVPVFSDLDEAVRGVDAIMCLRLQLERQQAGLLPDVREYSRRFCMTIPRLSKAAKHAVVLHPGPINRGWEIASDLADAHESLILDQVASGVDVRMALLHLYLTRKERKE, encoded by the coding sequence ATGACCTGGCCACACAAGGATCTTCTGGATGTCTCCCAGCTCTCCAGGGCCGATGCCGTGGAAATTCTCCGGGCGGCCAAGTCGTTTCAGGAGATCAATTCCAGGCCCGTGAAAAAAGTGCCCATCCTCAAGGGCAAATCCGTCATCCTCTTTTTCGCCGAACCCTCAACCCGCACCAAAACCAGTTTTGATGTCGCGGGCAAGCGTCTCTCCGCGGACACTTTTTCTTTGCAAAAAAGCGGCAGTTCCCTGGTCAAAGGCGAATCCCTCAAGGATACGGTGCTCACGCTCCAGGCAATGAAGCCTGACGCCATCGTCATGCGCCACAACATGAGCGGCGCGGCCCAGTTCATCGCCGAACGTCTGGAGTGCGCCGTGATCAACGCTGGAGACGGATGGCACGCCCACCCCACCCAGGCCCTGCTGGACGCCTTCACCCTCACCGAACGCTGGGGCGACGTTCAGGGTAAAACAGTCCTTATCCTGGGCGATATAGCCCACAGCCGGGTGGCGCGTTCCAACGTGCGTCTGCTCACCCTGCTCGGCGCCAAGGTTCGCCTGTGCGCTCCGAAGACATTGCTCCCCTACGCTGTTTCAAACTGGAATGTTCCTGTCTTTTCCGACCTGGACGAAGCCGTTCGCGGCGTGGACGCCATAATGTGCTTGCGCCTGCAGCTTGAACGCCAGCAGGCCGGGCTTCTCCCCGACGTCCGGGAGTATTCCCGGCGCTTCTGCATGACCATCCCCCGGCTCTCCAAGGCGGCCAAGCACGCCGTGGTGCTGCATCCGGGCCCCATAAACCGCGGCTGGGAAATCGCTTCCGACCTGGCCGACGCGCACGAAAGCCTCATCCTCGATCAGGTCGCTTCGGGCGTTGATGTGCGCATGGCCCTTCTGCACCTCTATCTCACCCGCAAGGAACGCAAGGAGTAG
- a CDS encoding amidohydrolase family protein has product MNDESYTLRARRVATMVPGKEIVPNGAVAVHQGRIAAVGTWNEMKNLSPADVRDLGEVTLLPGLVNAHTHLELSHIGLPPMRGEGFLPWVRWLIAQPVAAADSASIASAADQLAACGTAAVADITSRNPGLVAAGLDARGIDYIIQHERFGYHEDNALPVVVTGKLSLAGHSLYSTRPDSLQAAKQWDTAHGKAFSIHLAEHAGEIDLLATGTGDFADFMRQRILPQEFIHPGLSPVAWADALGLLDNRTLAVHAVHVTSREAELLARRGVTVCLCPRSNEIIGSGRAKARMFLDAGVPCCLGTDSLASAPDLDLWEELRALLAFISLTEVEALTLVTSAPARVLGFDHLGGLFPGAAPRFAILPADLEAALRD; this is encoded by the coding sequence ATGAATGACGAATCGTATACGCTAAGGGCCCGCAGGGTGGCCACCATGGTTCCCGGCAAGGAGATTGTCCCAAACGGAGCCGTGGCCGTTCACCAGGGCCGGATTGCGGCGGTCGGCACGTGGAACGAGATGAAGAACCTCTCTCCGGCCGATGTCCGAGACCTGGGCGAAGTGACCCTCTTGCCCGGGCTCGTAAACGCCCACACCCACCTGGAGCTTTCCCATATAGGCCTGCCGCCTATGCGCGGTGAAGGATTCCTGCCGTGGGTGCGCTGGCTCATCGCGCAGCCTGTTGCCGCAGCTGACTCCGCATCAATTGCCTCTGCGGCCGATCAACTCGCCGCCTGCGGTACCGCCGCCGTGGCGGACATCACCAGCCGCAACCCTGGCCTCGTTGCCGCAGGCCTGGACGCCAGGGGAATCGATTATATCATTCAGCATGAACGCTTCGGCTACCACGAAGACAATGCTCTGCCCGTAGTCGTTACCGGGAAGTTGAGTCTGGCAGGACACTCCCTTTACTCCACGCGACCGGATTCGCTCCAAGCGGCCAAACAGTGGGACACGGCCCACGGCAAAGCTTTCTCGATCCACCTGGCGGAACATGCCGGCGAAATTGATCTCCTGGCTACCGGAACCGGCGACTTTGCCGACTTCATGCGCCAGCGGATACTCCCGCAAGAATTCATCCACCCAGGGCTTTCGCCCGTGGCCTGGGCAGACGCGTTGGGCCTTCTGGACAACCGGACCCTTGCTGTTCATGCGGTGCATGTAACCAGCCGAGAAGCGGAACTCCTGGCCAGGCGGGGGGTGACCGTCTGTCTTTGCCCGCGCTCCAACGAAATAATCGGCTCCGGCCGCGCCAAGGCAAGAATGTTTCTGGACGCTGGAGTGCCCTGCTGCCTGGGAACGGACTCCCTGGCTTCGGCCCCTGACCTTGATCTCTGGGAAGAACTCCGGGCGTTGCTGGCATTTATTTCGCTCACCGAAGTTGAAGCCCTGACTCTGGTGACTTCAGCGCCGGCCCGGGTCCTCGGGTTTGATCATCTGGGAGGATTGTTCCCCGGAGCGGCTCCACGATTTGCAATCCTGCCGGCCGACCTCGAAGCCGCACTGCGCGATTGA
- a CDS encoding radical SAM protein, translated as MRFLHPAPKVVKHRILPVFTPQAGCEGHCIFCAQHLQTGRPQANIQQAFDSMVRDLAKAQEGPPVELAFYGGTFTALPEKWILAFLEVAARYKHLDVVSAIRCSTRPDATDEALLKRLVSMGLDMVELGVQTFDEAVLKTACRGHTGQDTREACERIRAAGLRLGLQLLPSLPGHSTEAFGKDIAECVAIKPDMVRLHPCLVLAGTGLEPLYRVGVFAPWSLETTVKELAEAVLCLWRAGISVARIGLAFEPALEEAVLAGPRHPALGSMVRAQALLMEITSRLKGRQAKSLALPERLSGEFWGHAKELESVYETLGLSRDCVLFENREDLLLFVRHHE; from the coding sequence ATGAGGTTCCTTCACCCGGCGCCAAAGGTCGTCAAGCACCGGATACTGCCGGTTTTCACACCTCAGGCCGGATGCGAGGGACATTGTATTTTTTGCGCCCAACATCTGCAGACGGGCCGTCCCCAGGCAAATATCCAGCAGGCCTTCGACTCCATGGTCCGCGACTTGGCAAAAGCCCAGGAGGGTCCCCCGGTTGAACTCGCTTTCTATGGCGGCACATTTACCGCTCTTCCAGAAAAATGGATCCTAGCCTTCCTTGAAGTCGCAGCAAGGTACAAACATCTTGACGTCGTCAGTGCGATACGCTGTTCCACCAGGCCGGACGCCACGGATGAGGCGCTCTTAAAGCGTCTGGTTTCCATGGGCCTGGACATGGTTGAACTGGGAGTGCAAACCTTTGACGAGGCGGTTCTCAAAACCGCGTGCCGCGGGCACACCGGCCAGGACACCCGCGAGGCCTGTGAGCGGATCAGAGCTGCTGGGCTGCGCCTTGGGCTGCAGCTGCTGCCGAGTCTGCCCGGGCACAGCACTGAGGCCTTCGGCAAAGACATCGCCGAGTGTGTGGCCATCAAGCCGGACATGGTCCGTCTGCACCCCTGCCTCGTGCTGGCCGGTACGGGCCTTGAACCGCTCTATCGTGTAGGAGTCTTCGCTCCCTGGTCCTTGGAAACCACCGTTAAGGAGCTGGCCGAGGCAGTGCTCTGCTTGTGGAGGGCTGGAATTTCGGTTGCCCGAATAGGGCTCGCGTTCGAGCCCGCTCTTGAGGAAGCCGTGCTGGCTGGGCCACGGCACCCTGCTTTGGGTTCCATGGTTCGAGCTCAAGCCCTACTCATGGAGATAACCTCCCGGCTGAAAGGCCGGCAAGCCAAGTCCCTGGCCCTTCCAGAGCGTTTGAGCGGCGAATTCTGGGGGCATGCCAAAGAACTGGAATCCGTGTATGAGACTCTCGGACTGAGCAGAGATTGCGTTCTCTTCGAGAACAGGGAAGACCTTTTACTTTTCGTACGCCATCATGAATGA
- a CDS encoding HIT family protein, protein MKESDCLFCKIVRGEIPCAKVFETNTVLAFLDIAPINKGHTLVIPKAHHENIWDLPSSLAPDLTDVIKKVGQALKDGLGAQGMNLGMNNGAAAGQLVLHAHWHLIPRFGDDGLSLWPQKSYSDQEEMNRTARSISDSIR, encoded by the coding sequence ATGAAAGAGAGCGACTGCCTATTCTGTAAAATCGTCAGGGGAGAGATCCCCTGTGCCAAGGTTTTTGAAACAAACACGGTGCTTGCCTTCCTGGATATCGCCCCCATCAACAAGGGCCATACCCTGGTTATCCCGAAGGCGCACCACGAGAACATTTGGGACCTGCCTTCCTCGCTCGCGCCTGACCTTACGGACGTGATAAAAAAAGTCGGACAGGCGCTCAAGGATGGTCTCGGCGCACAGGGCATGAACCTGGGAATGAACAACGGTGCCGCTGCGGGACAATTGGTGCTTCATGCCCATTGGCATCTGATCCCAAGGTTCGGGGACGACGGACTCAGCCTGTGGCCCCAGAAAAGCTACTCGGACCAGGAAGAGATGAACCGGACGGCGCGTTCCATCTCTGATTCAATTCGCTAA
- a CDS encoding integration host factor subunit alpha: MSGKTLTKADIVDYIYEKTEKNRAEVKVLVDNLLDIMKQAVKKDNSLLISGFGKFDAYDKRARKGRNPQTSDSIVLPPRKVVVFRLSRKFRAELNPDEVL; this comes from the coding sequence ATGAGTGGGAAGACGCTCACGAAAGCTGACATAGTCGACTACATCTACGAGAAAACCGAGAAAAACAGGGCCGAAGTCAAAGTCCTGGTAGACAACCTGCTCGACATCATGAAGCAGGCTGTCAAAAAAGACAATTCGCTGCTTATCTCGGGTTTCGGCAAGTTTGACGCCTACGACAAACGGGCTCGCAAGGGTCGCAACCCGCAGACCAGCGACTCCATTGTCCTTCCTCCCCGCAAGGTTGTGGTTTTCCGCCTGTCCCGCAAGTTCAGGGCGGAATTAAACCCCGACGAGGTGCTGTAA